The following proteins are co-located in the Paraburkholderia phytofirmans PsJN genome:
- a CDS encoding c-type cytochrome, whose translation MTLGALASSYTAASAAPGSATSADTAQIARGAYLAKAADCAGCHTAAPRVVRPGTAPIPAAPFAGGLGMASPFGTINSSNITPDPQAGIGLYSYDDFAHALRDGVARGGKRLYPAMPYPSFAKIDDDDMHALYAYFMHGVRPVATPAPPTRLPFPFNQRWALMFWDWAFVPGERFKPEAGRDAQWNRGAYLVQSLGHCGACHTPRGPAYEERGYTEASPLYLTGGTNDHWFAPNLTADTGSGLGRSSAEDIAAFLKHGHGGGLVTFGSMVQVVEDSTQYLDDADLAAIATYLKSLPPRAQSGHFNAGSRGALQSVEALKTGELERPGAGIYATYCARCHQSDGAGVPQKYPRLAGNPAVLAPQTTSLVRLLVEGGGSPNTDGGPEPRKMPAFADKLTDSELAHVLTFIRNTWGNAAEPVTTRDVSAVRHALHK comes from the coding sequence ATGACCCTCGGCGCGCTTGCCTCCAGCTACACAGCAGCCAGCGCCGCACCCGGCAGCGCAACGTCAGCCGATACCGCGCAGATCGCGCGCGGCGCCTATCTCGCGAAGGCCGCCGACTGCGCAGGCTGCCATACGGCCGCGCCACGCGTCGTGCGGCCCGGCACGGCGCCGATTCCGGCGGCGCCGTTCGCCGGCGGTCTCGGCATGGCCTCGCCGTTCGGCACGATCAATTCGTCGAACATCACGCCGGACCCGCAGGCGGGTATCGGTCTCTACAGCTACGACGATTTCGCGCATGCACTGCGCGACGGCGTTGCGCGCGGCGGCAAGCGGCTTTATCCGGCGATGCCGTACCCATCGTTCGCGAAGATCGACGATGACGACATGCACGCGCTCTACGCCTATTTCATGCATGGCGTGCGGCCGGTCGCCACGCCGGCTCCGCCAACCCGATTGCCGTTCCCATTCAACCAGCGCTGGGCGCTCATGTTCTGGGACTGGGCGTTCGTGCCGGGCGAGCGTTTCAAGCCGGAAGCAGGGCGCGACGCGCAATGGAATCGCGGCGCGTATCTCGTGCAATCGTTGGGTCACTGCGGCGCGTGCCACACGCCACGCGGGCCGGCTTATGAGGAACGCGGCTACACCGAGGCGAGTCCGCTTTATCTGACCGGCGGCACCAACGATCACTGGTTCGCACCGAACCTCACCGCCGACACCGGTTCGGGCCTGGGCCGGAGCTCCGCGGAGGATATCGCCGCTTTCCTGAAGCACGGCCACGGCGGCGGCCTGGTCACGTTCGGCAGCATGGTTCAAGTGGTGGAAGACAGCACGCAGTATCTCGACGATGCCGACCTCGCGGCCATCGCCACGTATCTGAAGAGCCTGCCGCCGCGCGCTCAGAGCGGACACTTCAATGCAGGTTCGCGGGGCGCGCTGCAGAGCGTGGAGGCGCTGAAAACAGGTGAACTCGAGCGGCCGGGCGCGGGAATCTATGCAACGTATTGCGCGCGCTGCCATCAGTCCGACGGTGCGGGCGTGCCGCAAAAATATCCGCGCCTTGCGGGCAATCCGGCCGTGCTCGCTCCGCAAACGACCTCGTTGGTGCGTTTGCTCGTGGAGGGCGGGGGCAGTCCGAACACGGATGGCGGCCCTGAGCCGCGCAAGATGCCGGCCTTTGCGGACAAACTGACCGACAGCGAACTCGCGCACGTTCTGACTTTTATCCGCAACACGTGGGGCAATGCGGCAGAACCGGTCACGACTCGTGACGTGTCCGCGGTGCGGCATGCCTTGCACAAATAG
- the ilvD gene encoding dihydroxy-acid dehydratase, which yields MPDYRSKTSTHGRNMAGARALWRATGMKDGDFGKPIIAVVNSFTQFVPGHVHLRDLGALVAKEIEAAGGVAKEFNTIAVDDGIAMGHGGMLYSLPSRELIADSVEYMVNAHCADAMVCISNCDKITPGMLMAAMRLNIPVVFVSGGPMEAGKVKSPTDGQVIAKIDLIDAMIKAGDSRVSDAEVAEIERSACPTCGSCSGMFTANSMNCLTEAIGLALPGNGTIVATHAWRKGLFEQAGRLVVDLCRRYYQEDDASVLPRSIASKQAFENAMALDVAMGGSTNTVLHLLAAAQEGGVDFTMSDIDRISRKVPCLCKVAPATDKFHIEDVHRAGGIPGILGELARAELLDLSCGNVHSGTLGNAIAKWDVAGGAGEEAQKFFRAAPGGIPTTVAFSQEATFAALDTDRNTGCIRSKQSAYSKDGGLAVLYGNLAEKGCIVKTAGVDESQWIFSGRARVFESQDDAVEAILGDKVVAGDVVVIRYEGPKGGPGMQEMLYPTSYLKSKGLGKSCALFTDGRFSGGSSGLVIGHASPEAAEGGTIGLVEEGDVIEIDIPNRKMHLVVSDAELARRREAMEARGDKAWQPANRERVVSQALQAYAALATSADRGAVRDLSQLKRK from the coding sequence ATGCCTGACTATCGATCGAAAACTTCGACCCATGGCCGTAACATGGCCGGCGCGCGCGCTTTGTGGCGCGCCACCGGAATGAAGGACGGTGATTTCGGCAAGCCCATTATCGCGGTGGTGAACTCGTTCACGCAGTTCGTGCCGGGCCATGTGCATCTGCGCGACCTCGGCGCACTCGTCGCGAAGGAAATCGAAGCGGCCGGCGGCGTCGCCAAGGAATTCAACACCATCGCCGTCGACGACGGCATCGCCATGGGTCACGGCGGCATGCTGTATTCGCTGCCTTCGCGCGAATTGATCGCCGACTCGGTGGAGTACATGGTCAACGCGCACTGCGCCGACGCCATGGTCTGCATCTCCAATTGCGACAAGATCACTCCCGGCATGCTGATGGCCGCCATGCGCCTGAACATCCCCGTCGTGTTCGTCTCCGGCGGTCCAATGGAAGCGGGCAAGGTCAAATCGCCGACGGACGGGCAGGTGATCGCCAAGATCGACCTGATCGACGCAATGATCAAGGCAGGCGACTCCCGCGTGAGCGACGCCGAAGTGGCGGAAATCGAGCGCAGCGCCTGCCCGACGTGCGGTTCGTGCTCGGGCATGTTCACCGCGAATTCGATGAACTGCCTGACCGAAGCGATCGGTCTGGCGCTGCCGGGCAACGGTACGATCGTCGCCACGCACGCCTGGCGCAAGGGTCTGTTCGAGCAGGCCGGCCGTCTCGTGGTGGACCTGTGCCGCCGCTACTATCAGGAAGACGACGCCTCGGTCCTGCCGCGCAGCATCGCCAGCAAGCAGGCCTTCGAGAACGCCATGGCGCTCGACGTCGCCATGGGCGGTTCGACCAATACCGTGCTGCATCTGCTGGCCGCCGCGCAGGAAGGTGGCGTCGATTTCACGATGTCCGACATCGATCGCATCTCGCGTAAGGTGCCGTGCCTGTGCAAAGTGGCGCCCGCCACCGACAAGTTCCATATCGAAGACGTGCATCGTGCGGGCGGCATTCCCGGCATTCTCGGCGAACTGGCGCGCGCGGAACTGCTCGATCTGTCGTGCGGCAACGTGCACAGCGGCACGCTGGGCAACGCCATCGCCAAATGGGACGTCGCCGGTGGCGCGGGCGAGGAAGCGCAGAAGTTCTTCCGCGCGGCGCCGGGCGGTATTCCGACCACGGTTGCGTTCAGCCAGGAAGCCACCTTTGCCGCGCTGGATACCGATCGCAACACCGGTTGCATCCGCAGCAAGCAGAGCGCCTATTCGAAAGACGGCGGCCTCGCCGTGCTTTACGGCAACCTCGCGGAGAAGGGCTGTATCGTCAAGACCGCCGGTGTCGATGAATCGCAGTGGATTTTCTCCGGACGCGCGCGCGTCTTCGAGAGCCAGGACGACGCCGTCGAAGCGATTCTGGGCGACAAGGTCGTGGCGGGCGACGTGGTCGTAATCCGCTACGAAGGCCCGAAGGGCGGCCCCGGCATGCAGGAAATGCTTTACCCCACGTCGTATCTGAAGTCCAAGGGGTTAGGCAAGAGCTGCGCGCTCTTCACCGACGGCCGCTTCTCGGGTGGTTCGTCGGGGCTGGTGATCGGGCATGCGTCGCCGGAAGCGGCGGAGGGCGGCACGATCGGCCTGGTGGAAGAGGGCGATGTGATCGAGATCGACATTCCCAACCGCAAGATGCACCTGGTGGTGTCGGACGCGGAATTGGCGCGCCGTCGCGAAGCCATGGAGGCACGCGGCGACAAAGCCTGGCAGCCGGCGAATCGTGAACGCGTAGTGTCGCAAGCGTTGCAGGCCTACGCCGCGCTGGCGACCTCGGCGGATCGTGGCGCGGTGCGGGATCTGTCGCAACTCAAGCGCAAGTGA
- a CDS encoding cytochrome c oxidase subunit 3: MSDAADLSQTSAQPAEPLPIGSAGERSGGWWGCLTLIATEGALFGYLIFSYLYLASQSTQRWPPEGLPKLGLGITNTVILLSSSVFVWLCERCVRRRRLKWAVASMALGVLLGIVFVGIQLLEWHDHPYGLTTHLYGSLYFTITGFHMAHVVVGIVVLLFLLLWTALGYFDEKRCAALTIGGLYWHFVDVVWLFIFSTLYLTPYLFRNLSWPAT, encoded by the coding sequence ATGAGCGACGCCGCCGATTTGAGCCAGACGTCCGCCCAGCCGGCCGAGCCTTTGCCGATCGGCAGCGCGGGCGAACGTTCGGGCGGCTGGTGGGGCTGCCTCACACTGATCGCAACCGAAGGCGCGTTGTTCGGATACCTGATCTTTTCATATCTCTATCTGGCCTCGCAGAGTACGCAGCGCTGGCCGCCTGAAGGCCTGCCGAAGCTCGGTCTCGGCATTACGAACACGGTGATTCTGTTGTCGAGCAGCGTATTCGTCTGGTTGTGCGAGCGTTGTGTGAGGCGCAGGCGCTTGAAGTGGGCCGTGGCCTCGATGGCGCTGGGCGTCCTGCTCGGTATCGTATTCGTGGGCATTCAGTTGCTCGAATGGCACGATCATCCGTACGGGCTGACGACGCATCTGTATGGCTCGCTGTATTTCACCATCACGGGATTCCATATGGCGCACGTCGTAGTCGGGATCGTCGTGCTGCTGTTTTTGCTGTTGTGGACCGCGCTCGGCTATTTCGACGAGAAACGTTGCGCGGCGCTGACCATCGGCGGCCTGTACTGGCATTTCGTCGACGTCGTGTGGTTGTTCATCTTCAGCACGCTGTATCTGACGCCTTACCTGTTTCGGAATCTGTCATGGCCGGCAACATGA
- a CDS encoding DNA-binding protein: MPLEADIEALRERVPDTQELYREVCALMFFRYGETPTANKLYQLVRKGSMSAPAKALRDFWTEVRDKTRVDVGQPDLPAEVATAAGELAATLWRLSGDAANAALESFRQDAQREIAKAREHAQRLAAERDTALAAAEQTSRDAADVRIENAKLRARLVELETARTMLTEQLAQSRKESATASTALSDARREFADELSKLRVMHNQSEQRLAATEKRALLEIDSERTAARQTRQELQAAADRMAEAQAAHQVERDQLRDALAAAKTQLATSLTRCADVEGELASREIALDEQIAASELLRKKLEALSHQLVESGRPAATSSPSPRRTSSARRRSVRRDLKFTETAAVRRSTAEGQ, from the coding sequence ATGCCTCTCGAAGCCGACATTGAAGCGCTGCGTGAACGCGTCCCTGACACGCAGGAGCTTTACCGTGAGGTTTGCGCGCTGATGTTCTTCCGCTACGGAGAAACGCCGACAGCGAACAAGCTCTATCAACTGGTTCGCAAAGGCAGCATGAGCGCGCCGGCTAAAGCCTTGCGAGACTTCTGGACCGAAGTCAGAGACAAGACGCGGGTCGACGTCGGGCAGCCGGATTTGCCAGCCGAAGTCGCAACGGCTGCCGGCGAATTGGCGGCGACGCTTTGGCGGCTATCCGGCGACGCGGCGAATGCGGCGCTGGAATCCTTCAGGCAGGACGCCCAGCGCGAAATTGCCAAGGCACGCGAACACGCACAACGGTTGGCCGCGGAACGCGACACGGCGCTCGCTGCTGCCGAGCAGACATCGCGCGACGCGGCCGACGTCCGGATTGAAAACGCGAAACTGCGCGCTCGCCTGGTCGAACTGGAAACCGCCAGAACCATGCTGACCGAGCAACTCGCGCAGTCCAGAAAGGAAAGCGCGACCGCCTCCACGGCGCTGTCGGATGCCAGACGGGAATTCGCCGACGAATTGAGCAAGCTGCGTGTCATGCACAATCAAAGCGAACAGCGTCTCGCCGCGACTGAAAAGCGGGCGCTTCTCGAGATCGACAGCGAGCGAACGGCCGCGCGCCAGACGCGCCAGGAGCTGCAAGCCGCCGCCGATCGGATGGCCGAGGCTCAAGCCGCGCATCAAGTGGAGCGAGACCAGTTGCGTGATGCCCTTGCTGCGGCGAAAACCCAGTTGGCGACGTCGTTGACACGCTGTGCGGACGTCGAAGGAGAATTGGCGTCGCGGGAAATTGCGCTCGACGAACAGATAGCGGCGAGCGAACTCCTTCGCAAAAAGCTCGAAGCGCTGTCTCATCAACTCGTGGAAAGCGGGCGCCCCGCTGCTACGTCCTCACCCTCTCCTCGCCGCACCTCATCAGCCAGGAGGCGGAGCGTGCGCCGCGATCTGAAGTTCACGGAAACGGCAGCGGTTCGCAGGTCGACCGCGGAAGGTCAGTGA
- a CDS encoding thiamine pyrophosphate-requiring protein yields MADTVGDFIIERLHAWGVRRIYGYPGDGINGVFGALNRAQTEACKHRKDKDNEAPAPIEFIQVRHEEMAAFMAAAHAKFTGELGVCIATSGPGASHLITGLYDARMDHMPVLAIAGQQARAALGGHYQQELDLVSMFKDVAGAFVEQASVPAQVRHLVDRAVRVALSERKVTAIVLPNDLQDLPYEAPGRKHGTLHSGVGYRAPRLVPYPDDLQQAADVLNAGKKVAILVGAGALHATDEVIAVAEKLGAGVAKALLGKAALPDDLPWVTGSIGLLGTKPSYDLMTECDTLLMIGSGFPYAEFLPKEGAARGVQIDLKADMLSLRYPMEVNLVGDSVETLRALLPLLEDKPDRAWRKKIEGWTADWWKTLEKRAHQPGKDAVNPQRTVWELSKRIPANAIVTSDSGSCANWYARDLKVQRGMMCSLSGGLASMGAAVPYAIAAKFAYPERPVIALVGDGAMQMNNMAELITVSKYWKNWADPRWICMVLNNGDLNQVTWEQRAMEGDPKFEASQDIPSVPYHKFAELIGLKGIYVDDAEQMGAAWDEALAANCPVVIEVKADPNIAPLPPHITLAQAKAFASTLMKGDPDQGNVIVETAKQVLGAVLPGHHDK; encoded by the coding sequence ATGGCCGACACCGTTGGCGATTTCATCATCGAACGGCTCCATGCCTGGGGCGTTCGCCGCATCTACGGTTATCCGGGCGACGGCATCAACGGCGTCTTCGGGGCCCTCAACCGCGCCCAGACCGAAGCCTGCAAACATCGCAAAGACAAAGACAACGAAGCGCCGGCTCCGATCGAATTCATCCAGGTCCGTCACGAGGAAATGGCTGCCTTCATGGCCGCGGCGCACGCGAAATTTACCGGCGAGCTCGGTGTGTGCATCGCCACCTCGGGGCCCGGCGCCTCCCACCTGATTACCGGTCTGTACGACGCGCGGATGGATCACATGCCGGTCCTCGCCATCGCCGGCCAGCAAGCTCGCGCGGCCCTCGGCGGCCATTATCAGCAGGAACTCGACCTCGTCTCGATGTTCAAGGACGTCGCCGGCGCCTTCGTCGAACAGGCCAGTGTTCCCGCTCAGGTGCGCCATCTGGTCGACCGTGCCGTGCGCGTCGCGCTCTCCGAGCGCAAGGTCACCGCTATCGTGCTGCCCAACGATCTGCAGGATCTCCCCTACGAAGCCCCCGGCCGCAAGCACGGCACGCTGCATTCAGGCGTGGGCTACCGCGCGCCGCGTCTCGTGCCCTATCCCGACGATCTCCAGCAAGCCGCCGATGTCCTCAACGCCGGCAAGAAAGTCGCGATCCTCGTCGGCGCCGGCGCTTTGCATGCCACCGACGAAGTCATCGCCGTCGCCGAAAAACTCGGTGCCGGCGTCGCCAAGGCGCTGCTCGGCAAAGCCGCCCTGCCCGACGATCTGCCTTGGGTCACGGGTTCGATCGGCCTGCTCGGCACCAAGCCGAGCTACGACCTGATGACCGAATGCGACACGTTGCTGATGATCGGTTCGGGCTTTCCTTATGCGGAGTTTCTACCGAAAGAAGGTGCGGCCCGCGGCGTGCAGATCGACCTTAAGGCCGACATGCTGAGCCTGCGTTATCCAATGGAAGTGAACCTGGTCGGCGACAGTGTCGAAACCCTGCGCGCGTTGCTGCCGCTGCTCGAAGACAAGCCGGACCGCGCGTGGCGCAAGAAGATCGAAGGCTGGACCGCCGACTGGTGGAAGACGCTCGAGAAGCGCGCGCATCAACCCGGCAAGGACGCGGTCAATCCGCAGCGCACGGTGTGGGAGTTGTCCAAACGCATCCCCGCCAACGCCATCGTCACGAGCGATTCCGGATCGTGCGCGAACTGGTACGCCCGCGACCTGAAGGTGCAGCGCGGCATGATGTGTTCCCTGTCCGGCGGACTCGCGTCGATGGGCGCGGCCGTGCCGTACGCGATCGCCGCCAAGTTCGCCTATCCCGAACGGCCCGTGATCGCGTTGGTCGGCGACGGCGCAATGCAGATGAACAACATGGCGGAATTGATCACGGTGTCGAAGTACTGGAAAAACTGGGCCGATCCGCGCTGGATCTGCATGGTGCTGAACAACGGCGATCTCAACCAGGTCACGTGGGAGCAGCGCGCGATGGAAGGCGATCCCAAGTTCGAGGCATCGCAGGATATTCCCTCGGTGCCCTATCACAAGTTTGCCGAATTGATCGGCCTGAAGGGCATCTATGTCGACGACGCCGAGCAGATGGGCGCGGCGTGGGACGAAGCACTCGCCGCGAATTGCCCGGTGGTGATCGAAGTCAAAGCCGATCCGAATATCGCGCCCTTGCCGCCGCATATCACGCTCGCGCAAGCCAAGGCGTTCGCGTCGACGTTGATGAAGGGCGACCCGGACCAGGGCAACGTGATCGTCGAGACGGCCAAACAGGTGCTCGGCGCGGTGCTGCCCGGCCATCACGACAAATAG
- a CDS encoding TMEM165/GDT1 family protein, which translates to MQSFLVSTSVVGLAEIGDKTQLLSLVLAARYRKPIPIILGVFVATLINHAASGALGAWLASVLSPSILNWAVVASFAVMAVWILIPDKLDGAEAVSTTHPMGVFGTTALTFFLAEMGDKTQVVTIALAARFHEFFGVVAGTTLGMMLANVPVIYLGHKFADRLPTKAVHILAAVIFVVLGGFALRTALYPHEHPLF; encoded by the coding sequence ATGCAATCGTTCCTCGTTTCGACCAGCGTGGTCGGTCTAGCCGAAATCGGCGACAAGACCCAACTATTGTCCCTGGTGCTGGCCGCCCGATATCGCAAACCCATTCCAATCATTCTCGGCGTCTTTGTCGCAACGCTCATCAATCATGCTGCGTCCGGTGCTCTGGGCGCATGGCTTGCCAGCGTTCTGAGTCCATCGATTTTGAACTGGGCAGTCGTCGCGTCATTTGCCGTCATGGCTGTGTGGATTCTGATTCCCGACAAGCTCGACGGCGCCGAGGCGGTGTCGACCACGCATCCGATGGGCGTGTTCGGCACCACGGCGTTGACGTTTTTTCTCGCTGAAATGGGCGACAAGACGCAGGTAGTCACGATCGCGCTGGCCGCGCGGTTTCACGAATTCTTCGGCGTGGTCGCCGGCACCACGCTTGGCATGATGCTGGCCAACGTGCCCGTCATCTACCTGGGGCACAAGTTTGCCGACCGTCTGCCGACCAAGGCGGTCCACATTCTGGCCGCGGTCATCTTCGTTGTCCTAGGTGGCTTTGCCCTCAGGACGGCGCTGTATCCGCACGAGCACCCACTGTTCTAG
- a CDS encoding anti-sigma factor family protein, translating to MNDDTNRGRRGVGRMDWRSLSAFADNELCASERAATLVWLATDPEAAARVADYRAQKAALTALFREPRDDARYIVVCRLAPRWRRAGLAASCMAMGVALGSSSAWVSAKFAADTPVFAERADLAFALYTSDQRHPVEVAALPRDQLVNWLSRRLDRRLPVASLRGYGYALIGGRLLPGKSGPAAQFMYQNTAGARLTMYVEAVPKDAAAFRLFRDGDRSTFYWGSQGTGCALTGQLSEAQLRPMAIDACSALGQSFKRRLSSTDQNP from the coding sequence ATGAACGACGACACCAACCGCGGGAGGCGAGGCGTGGGCAGGATGGACTGGCGATCGCTATCGGCGTTTGCTGACAATGAACTGTGCGCGTCGGAGCGCGCGGCCACGCTCGTCTGGCTGGCGACCGACCCCGAGGCGGCTGCACGCGTGGCCGACTACCGCGCGCAAAAAGCCGCGCTGACGGCATTGTTCCGGGAGCCGCGAGACGACGCGCGTTACATCGTCGTCTGCCGCCTCGCGCCGAGATGGCGGCGGGCCGGCCTTGCCGCCTCCTGCATGGCGATGGGCGTGGCGCTCGGCTCGTCATCCGCCTGGGTGTCGGCGAAATTCGCGGCGGATACGCCCGTGTTCGCGGAGCGCGCGGACCTCGCTTTCGCGCTGTACACGTCCGACCAACGCCACCCCGTGGAGGTCGCGGCGCTGCCACGCGATCAGCTGGTCAACTGGTTGTCGCGGCGCCTCGATCGACGTTTGCCGGTGGCTTCGCTGCGGGGATATGGGTACGCGCTGATCGGCGGTCGCCTGCTGCCCGGCAAATCCGGACCTGCCGCGCAATTCATGTATCAGAACACGGCCGGCGCCCGCCTCACGATGTACGTCGAAGCGGTTCCGAAAGATGCGGCGGCATTCCGCCTGTTTCGCGACGGTGACCGAAGCACGTTCTACTGGGGCAGTCAGGGAACGGGGTGCGCGCTGACCGGTCAACTCTCTGAGGCGCAATTGCGGCCCATGGCGATCGACGCGTGCAGCGCGCTCGGGCAATCCTTCAAACGCCGGTTATCGAGCACGGATCAAAATCCATGA
- a CDS encoding tyrosine-type recombinase/integrase, with translation MSCSSYRTLFASNLAFGTSKTVPDAQLVTVKPVESLVVPEILDGRDGTNRGAAGGSQLSATNDLDAVRAWLSNYADTKTTFENYRKEAERLLLWAVVQLGKPLSSLTHEDLLLFKGFLVDPQPAARWVSSTGGKFPRGDERWRPFNGPLSPASQRQALIILNAMFTWLVNAGYLRGNPMALLRQRAKRSAPRVTRYLSTSLWDEVKVFVEQLPRESAEERAYYARSRWLTTLFYLQGMRISEVAGGKMGDFSRRLGADGKDQWWLETLGKGNKERIVPASPELIQEMRLYRIENGLAPLPTRSEETPLVIPFRGRNRCLSRSAIHDAIKSIFGNAASWLRSKGAEFSDRADELERASAHWLRHTAGSHQADGGVDLRTIRDNLGHVSLNTTSLYLHTEDDARHRETVDRHRMNWDDSKPEGK, from the coding sequence ATGTCGTGTAGTTCGTATAGGACGCTTTTCGCGTCGAACCTTGCCTTTGGGACCTCTAAAACCGTGCCTGATGCTCAACTTGTCACCGTTAAGCCAGTCGAATCGCTCGTCGTCCCCGAAATTCTGGACGGTCGCGACGGCACCAATCGCGGCGCTGCCGGTGGCTCGCAGTTGTCCGCCACCAACGATCTCGACGCTGTCCGCGCCTGGCTTTCGAACTACGCCGACACCAAGACCACGTTCGAGAACTACCGCAAGGAAGCTGAGCGGCTGCTGCTGTGGGCCGTGGTGCAACTCGGCAAACCGCTGTCGTCGCTGACGCACGAGGATCTGCTGCTATTCAAGGGCTTTCTCGTCGATCCGCAGCCGGCAGCACGCTGGGTGTCGAGCACGGGCGGCAAGTTTCCCCGCGGCGACGAGCGCTGGCGTCCGTTCAACGGGCCGCTGTCGCCGGCCAGCCAGCGCCAGGCGTTGATCATCCTGAACGCGATGTTCACGTGGCTGGTCAACGCCGGTTATCTGCGAGGCAATCCCATGGCGCTGCTTCGACAGCGCGCCAAACGCTCGGCGCCGCGAGTAACGCGTTACCTGTCGACGTCGCTATGGGATGAAGTGAAGGTATTTGTCGAGCAACTGCCGCGTGAGAGCGCCGAGGAGCGCGCCTATTACGCCCGCAGCCGCTGGCTGACGACGCTTTTCTATCTGCAAGGCATGCGCATATCTGAAGTCGCGGGCGGGAAAATGGGTGACTTTTCCCGGCGGCTAGGCGCCGATGGCAAGGATCAGTGGTGGCTCGAAACGCTCGGCAAGGGAAATAAGGAGCGCATTGTCCCCGCCTCGCCCGAACTGATTCAGGAAATGCGGCTTTACCGGATTGAAAATGGTTTGGCGCCGCTGCCTACTCGCAGCGAAGAAACGCCCTTGGTAATCCCATTCAGAGGCCGCAACCGATGTTTGTCCCGTTCCGCCATTCACGACGCGATCAAGAGCATTTTTGGCAATGCGGCTAGCTGGTTGCGCTCGAAAGGCGCTGAGTTCTCCGATCGGGCGGATGAACTGGAGCGAGCCTCGGCGCACTGGCTTCGCCATACCGCGGGTTCGCATCAAGCGGATGGCGGTGTGGATCTGCGCACGATCCGTGACAACCTGGGCCACGTGTCGCTCAACACGACCAGCCTCTACCTGCATACCGAAGACGATGCGCGCCATCGCGAAACGGTGGATCGCCACCGCATGAACTGGGACGATTCCAAGCCTGAAGGAAAGTGA
- a CDS encoding DUF1571 domain-containing protein, whose amino-acid sequence MTFRGSGIPFHPMRRRTLPAARRSAFARMLLYVLALTCLVASTAAFAQPDGPMAPASSAASVGCADAGASDTVNADIDEFRCLTAREQAASLRTRIENHSILTLTDDQLLALMDAMKPDAFVEYAKSEMITDDAYQYSMFRQERISGRWPERPDHMVIRYQDSPRRVYVKWLPDGAHAGQEIVYDETTDPGSIVGHLGGRLHVVSGKVAVDGPFAHAQSRHSVRDLGLQFIARTVEHDARSFREEGLSEKPSRIELMNAHGTRLLAWTWTAPSGPPAHYAPRVRLLFDLQHTWPSGEAAWDEQGGLLELIRFEDVEPRHWSESVFDRSNPEYGFR is encoded by the coding sequence ATGACGTTTCGCGGGTCTGGCATTCCCTTTCATCCGATGCGGCGGCGCACGCTGCCTGCCGCGCGACGCTCCGCCTTCGCGCGGATGTTGCTGTACGTGCTCGCATTGACATGCCTGGTTGCCTCGACGGCCGCGTTTGCGCAACCGGACGGCCCGATGGCGCCGGCTTCGTCCGCCGCATCGGTGGGATGTGCGGACGCCGGCGCGTCGGATACCGTCAACGCGGACATCGACGAGTTCCGCTGTCTCACGGCTCGCGAACAGGCAGCATCGTTGCGCACACGGATCGAGAACCACTCGATTCTGACGCTGACCGACGATCAGCTCCTTGCCTTGATGGACGCGATGAAGCCAGACGCCTTCGTCGAGTACGCGAAATCCGAGATGATTACCGACGACGCCTACCAATACAGCATGTTCCGGCAGGAGCGCATCTCCGGAAGATGGCCGGAGCGGCCCGATCACATGGTGATCCGATATCAGGACAGCCCGCGAAGGGTCTACGTAAAGTGGCTGCCCGACGGCGCCCATGCGGGTCAGGAGATCGTCTACGATGAAACCACGGACCCCGGCAGTATCGTCGGCCATCTCGGCGGCCGCTTGCATGTCGTGTCGGGCAAGGTCGCCGTCGACGGTCCGTTCGCGCACGCGCAGTCCCGCCATAGCGTCCGGGATCTGGGCTTGCAGTTCATCGCGCGCACCGTCGAGCACGATGCGCGCAGTTTTCGTGAAGAAGGCCTCAGCGAAAAGCCGAGCCGTATCGAACTCATGAACGCGCATGGCACGCGGCTGCTGGCGTGGACATGGACGGCTCCGTCAGGACCGCCCGCGCATTACGCACCGCGTGTGCGGCTGCTGTTCGATCTTCAGCACACGTGGCCCAGCGGCGAAGCCGCCTGGGACGAGCAGGGCGGTCTGCTGGAGCTGATCCGTTTCGAAGACGTCGAACCGCGCCACTGGAGCGAATCGGTTTTCGATCGCAGCAACCCCGAATATGGTTTCCGCTGA